The Candidatus Flexicrinis proximus sequence AATCTCCCCGCACCCGGTCAGTCCGCCCCGACAAACCGGTAAAGCCGCGTGTGTCCAAAATCGCTCACCAGCTCCAGGAACGGCGGCGTGTCCGCCAGAATGGCGTTGAGCTGTTCGGGCGCGGTGGCCGCGAGCGCCCCGTCCGTATCCGCCTCGATCTCTTCGAGGACCAGGTAATCCAGCGCGAAGGTCCGCGCCATCTCCGCCAGCCGTTCGACCGGCGCATCAGGCAGCACAGCACCCCCGACGCCCAGATAGTAGTAGTTGCGCGCCGGATCGGTCGCCATAACGCGGTCTTGCGTGTTTAGCAGCGGCCGGAGCGCGCTGATCGAAACGGGTTCAGCGGCCTGCTTCTGCGGGGACAGGCCAAAGACCGTCAGCAGCGCGGCCAGCCCGACGACCAGCGCAGTGACCACCGAACGTGCAAACGGATACATCTTCGGCCGGGGACGGCTGATCAGCCGCGCAAACGACTCGGCGCCTGTGACGACCATGGCCGCCCAGAATGGCATCAGCGCCGCCGCGCCGTGCAGCAGTCCGCCGCGCGCGCCCGGCCATGCGAAAACGAGGATCATCGCCGCGTGCAGCCCCAGCGCGAACAAGGCGACGGTCAAGCGCAGCGCACCTGGTGACCGGTACAGCCCCCACAGCATCAGCGGCCACAACACCAGCCAGCCTTCGCTGACAAAGAAGGTGCCGAGGTTCCCGCCAAGCGCATCCAGGCGTGCCTGAAGCAGCGCATCCAGCCCGACCGACCCAAGGCTCAATTCCTGCCACGGATAGCGGAAGATCTGGAGGTAATCGGTCAGGTAGGCGGTCTGCAGGCCGCCCAATGGCAGCGGCGCCCCGACGACTTGACTCATCCGCGCGAACCACGGCAGCATCACGGCCAGGTATCCGGCGGCCAGGCCGGCTGCGCCGGCTTTCCGGGGCGAGGTCAGCACCACGATCAGGGCGACGATCAGCAGCAGCAGGCCGTCAGAGCGCGTCAGATGCCCCGCGCCGCACAGCAGGCCCGCGACCAGCCACCATGCCATGCGTCCGCGTTCGCGCGCCATGACGATCGACGCCAGCGCCGCTGACCCTACCAGCGCATACGGCGCAAACGTATCGATTTCGCCCCAGAAATCCGCGAACGTGCCGCTGGCCGCCATCAATACCAGAGCAAGCACGGCATGCCGTCTTTCGCCGCCAATCCAGCCGCCCGCCAGCGCCGCCATCAGCAGTGCGCCGGCCAGGCACAGCGCCATGGGGACCTGCGCGACCGCGAAACTCTGGCCGAATACCGCCATGAACCCGCCCGCCAGCAGCGAGGTCATCGGCATCCAGTACAGATGCGACGGCGTCTCTGTTATCGGCTGGGCAGCGTCAGGCGGCAGCCCCAGATACACCCACACATACCTGTCTGTCAGCCCGTAGCCGGACGCCAGCCGCGCCGCGGCATTGTAATGGTAGAACGAGTCGAGATAGGTTGGGCGCGGCACGAGCGCGCGGACCGTAACGAAAGCGATGAGCAGTGCGCAAACGGCAGCAATGCCCCAGTCGCGCCGGCTGAATGGATGAATCATGGTAACCCCCGTAATTATCGAGAGTTTACCGTCAATCGGCCGTTTCCGAATCACCGGCTTTTCCGCGGCATGTATATCAGCAGATTTTGGGTTCTGGTGAAGTCTTTCTATTCAGTTGCAATCAATAATCGATGCGCTATAGTCTAGTCACACGGGATGTTCCCGGCGGCTGTCCTGTGTGACGCCGTGTTTTAGCCAAGTTAAGGGAGTGACAACGATGCGAGTCTTCCGTATCGCCCTCGTGCTGGCGCTGGTTGTGGTGATGCTCGCCGCAATCCCCGTTCAGGCACAAGGCAAGTCTGTAACCGTTATGTGGCCGCAAGAACCCGATACTCTCAGCCCCCTCTACACGGCAATGACGTATGGCGCCTACAGCTATCAGCTGTATTTGTCCGGGGCCTGGGCCTTTGACAAGGACCTCAACCCGGTACCCGTACTTGTCACCGAAATGCCCAGCGTCGCCAACGGCGGCATCAGCGAAGATGGCACGACCTTCACGTTAAAACTGAAGGAAGGCCTGGTCTGGTCGGACGGCGACCCGCTCGACTCGGCAGACTTCAAGT is a genomic window containing:
- a CDS encoding glycosyltransferase family 39 protein, giving the protein MIHPFSRRDWGIAAVCALLIAFVTVRALVPRPTYLDSFYHYNAAARLASGYGLTDRYVWVYLGLPPDAAQPITETPSHLYWMPMTSLLAGGFMAVFGQSFAVAQVPMALCLAGALLMAALAGGWIGGERRHAVLALVLMAASGTFADFWGEIDTFAPYALVGSAALASIVMARERGRMAWWLVAGLLCGAGHLTRSDGLLLLIVALIVVLTSPRKAGAAGLAAGYLAVMLPWFARMSQVVGAPLPLGGLQTAYLTDYLQIFRYPWQELSLGSVGLDALLQARLDALGGNLGTFFVSEGWLVLWPLMLWGLYRSPGALRLTVALFALGLHAAMILVFAWPGARGGLLHGAAALMPFWAAMVVTGAESFARLISRPRPKMYPFARSVVTALVVGLAALLTVFGLSPQKQAAEPVSISALRPLLNTQDRVMATDPARNYYYLGVGGAVLPDAPVERLAEMARTFALDYLVLEEIEADTDGALAATAPEQLNAILADTPPFLELVSDFGHTRLYRFVGAD